TCGCCGAGCGCCGCGTCGAGAAGGAGGCGCTCATCGACCAGGCGGTCGGCAGGGCGGAGCTTCGCGAGATCGGCGGCTACACGGTCGGGATCACCTACGGCCGGTGTTCGCAGAACGAGGTCGCAGAAGCGATGCGCGAGCAGGGTGCCGACGCGTCGGTGATCGTCAAACCCGCCGGCTCGGCCTCGATTCGGGGCACCGACGAGTTCGAACGATGCCACGAGGTCGCGGGGAAGGTCAACGGCGGCGGTCACCCGAAGGCCGCGGGCTGTAAGCCCGACATCTACGACGACATGCTCGACTACGCGAACCACTGGACGACGCGCGGTGCCGTGACGAAACGCGTCATCCTCGACGCGTTCCGGGACGTCGTCGCCGAAGCGGCCGAGGAAACCGACGACGACGCGGAGCCGAGCGACAACTGACCGGCTCGAGACGGAAGTCGAATCCCCCCGACTTGCTCCGCCTTTTCGTCGACTCCGCGATAGATACTCAGAGTTCTTTTTGTTCCGTGAGGGAGACAGTTCCGTATGTCTCAGGAACGCCGCTTCGCTGGCCTGGCCGCTGCGGTCGGCGTCCTCGCACTCGTCCATGCCACAGTCACGTGGCCGCTATCGGCGACGCTCGCGTTCTTTGGCGGCGGTGCAGTCATCGCGTTCGTCGGCGAGGCGATCGTCATCACCCTCGGCTGGCTGGAACACCATATCGGCCCGAAAGTCGCCGGTGTCCCGCTCTACGTGCTGTTCGGGTGGACCGGGACGATCTACGTCGCGTTTCGCGGTGCGCTCCTCGTTACCGACGGCTGGACCGCAGTCGTCGCCGCTGGCGCACTCGCTACTACTTACGACGTACTTACTGACCACCGGGGCGTCGCCGATGGTCACTGGACGTACACGGACGACCTCTCTGGCCCCCGATATCGCGATGTCCCCTGGTGGAATTTCGCCGGATGGTTCGTCATCAGTTGCCTCACGGCGTCGCTCGCCGTCGTCTTCCTTTGACTCGCGGTGAGCCTGTCAGCTCTCGCTCGAGTCCGATCACCCCCGCGACGCGAAGTACCGCATCACGAGCTGGAGCACGTGGACGAACACCCCGGCGACGGCGATGTAGACGCCGATCGTTTGCAGCGTGACGGACTCGCTGCGCCGGTCGCGCACCTTCCAGATTTCCCAGCCCAGTCGGAGCAGGAACCCGAGGAAGATCAGCACGAAGCCGAGGAGTAACACCGGTGCGACGAAGGTGCCGATCAAAATCGCGACGAGACCGCCGATGAACGCGTAGTTGGCGTAGGAACCCCAGTGCTCGAACGTCTTCGACCGGGCGTAGACGTACGCCGAGATCAGGGCGGTGACCAGGGCGACGACGACCGCCGTCACGACGAGGATCGTCAGCTGGGATTCTCGAGGCGCGAATCGGAGCACCCCCGCGCCGAAGATACCGAAGGCTAACTGCAGGATCACCATGCCGACGAACGCGATGCCCATGTCGCCGCCCTCGACGCCTCGCTCGGCGACCAGTTGGCCGGCCATGATCGCCGCGCCGTAGGCGATCGCGCCGATAATAGGGAACGAGAACAGGTAGTCGTTGACCGACGCGAGCGGCGTCACCACGAGGACGTACATCAACAGGACGTTGATGGCCATCAGGGCGCTCGCGCCGCCGATCACCTGCGCTTCGCGACTCGAGAGACCGAACCCGCGGCCGGTCTCGTACGGGGTTTCGGTCGAACTCATTGGCTCACTCTAGACCGCTGGGCTGCAAAAGATTGTGGCTTACTCGCGACTGACGGTACCGTGGCCCTGAACGATAGCGAACCGATCGTCGTACCGCCGCCCTCACTCGCTCACGTTCCACCGATCCGAGAACGCCGTCCCGCACGTACACTGGGCGTAGGCGTGGACGACAGCGCCCTCGGCGTAGATACCGCCGACCTCCTCGTTCTGTGCTTCGGCGAACGCGAAGACGAACTGAATCGTGTGATCCTCGTCGTCCGACGCGTCCGGACAGTGGCCACCCGTCAGATCGCCGTCGATCTCCCCTTCCGTGCTCATCGCGGACTTTGCGAACTCCATCGCACCGGTTCCCGTCGCCGCCTGGAAGGCGCCTCGACCCCGCTCGCCGTCGACGACGATCAGCGTTCCGTCGTCGACCCGATCGCCGAACTGCTCGAGCCGGTCGTCCGACACGTACGAGTCGGCCAGAAAGAGCGCGACATCATCGAGACGCTCGCCCGCCAGAAACGCTTCACGTGAGTTGCTCATGGCGTCGGATTCTCGCTCGACATGGAAAAAGGGCGGTATTTCCGTCTCCTCGCTCGAGAGTCGAATCGAGTGCGGACCGTGACGGTCTCGCGGGTCCGCACGCTCTGATACCACAGGGGGTCGACCTACACGTCGAGATCGGACGCAGCGAGCATGACCTGTAGTGCCTCGCTGGGGGACATGTCGTCGTCGAGCTGGCCGGCGTACCAGGTCAAGAGGTCGACGAACACCTCGCGGACGTCGTGTGACGTCGCGTGGTGATGGGCGATTTCGCCATCGGTCTTGAGCGTAATATCGACGCCGTGGGGTTCGCTCGCGTCGGCGAGCGCGCCCTCGTTCGTATCGGTATCGGCTGACGGCTCCGCCAGCGGACCCGCCGTCTCCCCG
This portion of the Natrinema salinisoli genome encodes:
- a CDS encoding DUF7500 family protein, coding for MTEDIQDTDTVLEPDDLELDGDHVQELAENQYVIRAASDDRNADQLIDGETAGPLAEPSADTDTNEGALADASEPHGVDITLKTDGEIAHHHATSHDVREVFVDLLTWYAGQLDDDMSPSEALQVMLAASDLDV
- a CDS encoding carotenoid biosynthesis protein, translating into MSQERRFAGLAAAVGVLALVHATVTWPLSATLAFFGGGAVIAFVGEAIVITLGWLEHHIGPKVAGVPLYVLFGWTGTIYVAFRGALLVTDGWTAVVAAGALATTYDVLTDHRGVADGHWTYTDDLSGPRYRDVPWWNFAGWFVISCLTASLAVVFL
- a CDS encoding DUF5807 family protein, with the translated sequence MSNSREAFLAGERLDDVALFLADSYVSDDRLEQFGDRVDDGTLIVVDGERGRGAFQAATGTGAMEFAKSAMSTEGEIDGDLTGGHCPDASDDEDHTIQFVFAFAEAQNEEVGGIYAEGAVVHAYAQCTCGTAFSDRWNVSE